One stretch of Acropora muricata isolate sample 2 chromosome 12, ASM3666990v1, whole genome shotgun sequence DNA includes these proteins:
- the LOC136891941 gene encoding SPARC-like: protein MKWCLGFVFLLSQAALYEVAQGQADVCQRVVCPRGRVCVAHTEDSGKNYSTCECKTTCPVDDSAPVCSYYNLQFGSVCEMHRFGCAHELTMKVKNQGSCLAPDHNCMEASQFPGRYLEWIMIAREQSLDAGYSLNLSARADSLTEEERKEILSWEFGYIDANSNQILDKIEIDRLYKDILDHEPCVYGFLESCDQDGQEGITPLEWDSCFPKTLGTAFEIKQLGVK from the exons ATGAAATGGTGTCTTGGCTTCGTATTTCTACTGTCCCAAGCAGCTCTTTATGAG GTTGCACAAGGCCAGGCTGACGTCTGCCAGCGCGTGGTGTGTCCCCGGGGACGCGTGTGTGTCGCCCACACAGAAGACAGCGGGAAAAATTACTCTACATGTGAATGTAAGACCACGTGTCCCGTGGATGATTCGGCGCCAGTCTGCAGTTATTACAACCTTCAGTTTGGCAGCGTCTGTGAAATGCATCGCTTTGGTTGCGCGCACGAGCTCACAATGAAAGTCAAGAATCAAGGGAGCTGCCTAGCGCCAG ATCACAACTGCATGGAAGCCTCTCAATTCCCAGGTCGTTACTTGGAGTGGATTATGATAGCGCGTGAGCAATCTTTGGACGCAGGTTACTCGCTGAATTTATCCGCACGTGCAGACTCCTTGACTGAAGAGGAGCGGAAAGAAATACTGTCG TGGGAATTTGGCTATATCGACGCCAATTCAAACCAGATCCTTGACAAGATTGAGATAGATCGTCTCTATAAAGACATCCTAGATCATGAGCCATGCGTCTACGGCTTCCTGGAATCCTGTGACCAGGATGGGCAGGAAGGGATTACACCGCTCGAATGGGATTCCTGTTTTCCAAAGACGTTAG GTACAGCGTTTGAAATCAAGCAATTAGGAGTGAAGTAG
- the LOC136891939 gene encoding divergent protein kinase domain 2A-like — protein MWYLLFACLIPRRKRNFSLTVLFFALTITIFVLVQRFSIKGDLQLGPVYHALDFLVTKDQIGVRFCPVCFGKNESVCERISDKTVKLHNKEEKWTPRSQGESWNGKPISIKYFRNASEFLRLDNELCSRIGKINTACEVHDVVWSSFLRPLPIESAMQETMHCPSRRLVAKVKNLQDKFRGNFMEDPSRLQLVSTLHVNSEPVIFQVFPASEGWPFPIFYGACGRTIIVEDTGLPLDSFLSAPWIERAKLGLEIIQITKYLTNNPAHWGLYLADFALDMFTVANGTVKLADANNILVVDFLDSSMKAETEKTRNICQDEDYNCVSFFPYELCQGITRDHNFYAVCRSLLSSTGNRKGLLHTPPDVEDFQELLQDALTECVTSRTIRRKEAIDLILGLLQSKISEK, from the exons ATGTGGTATCTTTTATTTGCTTGTCTCATACCCAGAAGAAAACGAAATTTCAGTCTCACTGTTCTTTTCTTTGCTCTGACTATAACGATATTCGTTTTGGTACAACGCTTTTCTATAAAAGGAGACCTACAGCTCGGACCAGTTTACCACGCACTTGACTTTTTGGTCACAAAGGATCAGATTGGAGTGAGATTTTGTCCGGTTTGCTTCGGCAAAAATGAATCCGTCTGTGAAAGGATTTCAGATAAAACGGTTAAATTACACAACAAGGAGGAAAAATGGACTCCTAGATCACAAGGAGAATCGTGGAATGGAAAACCAATTTCTATTAAGTATTTCCGAAATGCAAGCGAGTTTCTAAGACTGGACAACGAGTTGTGTAGCAGGATTGGTAAGATAAATACGGCATGTGAGGTTCATGACGTCGTCTGGAGTTCATTTCTTCGTCCATTACCCATAGAAAG TGCAATGCAAGAAACAATGCATTGCCCATCACGGAGGCTCGTTGCAAAAGTGAAGAATCTACAAGACAAATTCCGTGGAAATTTCATGGAAGACCCCAGCAGGCTTCAGTTAGTTTCAACACTACATGTCAATTCAGAGCCAGTGATCTTTCAG GTGTTTCCTGCGAGTGAAGGCTGGCCGTTTCCAATTTTCTATGGAGCCTGTGGTCGGACGATTATCGTAGAAGACACAGGACTACCACTCGATTCATTTCTCTCTGCCCCATGGATAGAAAGGGCAAAGCTTGGACTTGAAATCATCCaaataacaaaatatttaacaaataaccCAGCACACTGGGGGTTGTATTTGGCAGATTTTGCGCTGGATATGTTTACTGTGGCAAATGGAACAGTGAAACTTGCCGATGCGAATAACATTTTGGTGGTAGATTTTTTGGACTCAAGTATGAAAG CTGAAACAGAGAAGACGAGAAATATCTGCCAAGATGAAGATTATAACTGCGTATCGTTTTTTCCTTATGAGCTCTGTCAGGGAATCACAAGAGATCACAATTTTTATGCGGTTTGCCGTAGTTTGCTGTCGAGCACAGGCAACCGAAAGGGACTTTTGCACACACCCCCCGACGTAGAGGATTTTCAGGAACTGTTACAAGATGCCCTGACTGAATGTGTTACCTCGCGAACAATTCGAAGAAAAGAAGCCATTGATCTCATCTTGGGTTTACTACAAAGTAAGATATCTGAAAAATGA
- the LOC136891938 gene encoding SH3 domain-binding protein 5-like isoform X2: MATNTSQPIPGVRENRESSGGEDDSEEILDPRVKGELDRLNSSTAEINRLEQDLEELQAAFRQTLTESAYVLNSQAALLGKCVSQARPYYDAMREAKQSQIETQRATLKYERACSVHQAAKKMLAMAEQKLVSTSKEHKVLDPSWQEMLNQAVFKVTEADKKRALQAQEHLHTARAFSEAGNKVMELRNKLKSAIKKSRPYFDLKMKYDQILETRKGQVEVTQQALQEAKRKYSLALKNLEGISEEIHEMRRSRESLNTILLEREEGVGAESPEDDTPRLSSESWAGCGAIKPNYGFKIALVSASAERTLAEETAQFPVGERDEDPEGCNSVDEQQRDCDSGFHATRETTGDDRGGNQEKMNSLGLGENTVHDRDEPCSSEICSDLDFRDKASGGDFEEMKVAEVKDHPLEDSKSTDVQEIAGPSVFSVNETSKGSELCADKRGLRSEVSIRPHHSSENAIRGLFAAPDQNKETEAETRDKGNRVESCAIDEGNGGKQTSETSALTSSETEAETRDEGNSVESCAIDEGNGGEQTSETSALTSSEASAFEENVRKEERRFASEGAQRSISNDIDDACGEGQTSETSPRESSEETVSEHSVRKDERDGMTDVDQRAIDSEHSNAKIGDACLSDESSSRVKSEESVSE, from the exons ATGGCTACAAACACTTCACAACCAATCCCTGGAGTCAGAGAAAATAGAGAAAGCAGCGGTGGCGAGGACGATAGCGAAGAAATCTTAGATCCGCGAGTGAAG GGAGAACTTGACAGATTGAATTCATCAACAGCTGAAATTAATCGCCTGGAGCAAGATCTTGAG GAATTACAAGCAGCATTCAGGCAGACTCTGACAGAATCCGCATATGTTCTGAATAGTCAAGCTGCCTTGTTGGGGAAGTGTGTGAGCCAGGCACGGCCTTACTATGATGCTATGCGCGAAGCAAAACAG TCTCAGATTGAAACCCAACGAGCAACTTTGAAATATGAGCGAGCATGCAGTGTTCACCAAGCTGCCAAGAAAATGTTGGCCATGGCTGAACAGAAACTTGTCTCCACATCCAAGGAACACAAAGTGTTGGATCCTTCTTGGCAGGAAATGCTGAATCAGGCTGTTTTCAAG GTGACGGAAGCTGACAAAAAACGAGCATTGCAGGCTCAAGAGCATTTGCACACCGCGAGGGCATTCAGTGAAGCAGGGAACAAGGTGATGGAATTGAGGAACAAATTAAAATCTGCAATTAAGAAATCAAG accTTATTTTGATTTGAAGATGAAGTATGATCAAATTCTTGAG ACCCGCAAGGGGCAAGTTGAAGTGACGCAACAAGCTCTACAAGAAGCCAAGAGAAAATACTCCTTAGCCCTTAAAAACTTGGAAGGAATTAGTGAAGAAATTCATGAGATGAGAAGAAGTCGCGAGAGCCTGAACACAATTTTACTTGAACGAGAGGAGGGGGTTGGGGCAGAGTCTCCAGAGGATGATACGCCGAGGTTATCGTCGGAGAGCTGGGCTGGGTGTGGCGCAATTAAGCCCAATTATGGATTCAAAATAGCTTTAGTTTCGGCTTCGGCAGAAAGGACTCTTGCCGAAGAGACAGCTCAGTTTCCTGTTGGTGAAAGAGACGAAGATCCAGAGGGGTGCAATTCCGTGGACGAGCAACAACGAGACTGCGACTCTGGCTTTCACGCGACACGAGAAACAACAGGAGATGATAGGGGTGGaaaccaagagaaaatgaatTCATTAGGTCTTGGTGAAAACACGGTGCATGATCGAGATGAACCCTGTAGCTCCGAAATATGCTCAGATCTGGATTTTCGAGATAAAGCTTCTGGCGGGGACTTCGAAGAGATGAAAGTTGCTGAAGTGAAAGATCATCCCTTGGAAGACTCGAAatctacagacgttcaagagaTTGCTGGACCGTCTGTATTTAGTGTTAATGAGACAAGTAAAGGAAGCGAACTTTGCGCTGATAAAAGGGGGTTAAGAAGTGAGGTTAGTATACGCCCACATCATTCGTCTGAGAACGCAATCCGTGGCTTGTTTGCAGCACCAGATCAGAACAAGGAAACTGAAGCCGAAACAAGGGACAAAGGTAATCGCGTGGAATCGTGCGCGATTGACGAAGGTAATGGAGGAAAACAGACAAGCGAAACCTCTGCTCTAACATCATCCGAAACTGAAGCCGAAACAAGGGACGAAGGTAATAGCGTGGAATCGTGCGCGATTGACGAAG GTAATGGAGGAGAACAAACAAGCGAAACCTCTGCTCTAACATCATCCGAAGCAAGTGCTTTCGAAGAAAATGTTCGGAAGGAGGAAAGAAGGTTTGCAAGTGAGGGCGCTCAGCGTTCAATCAGCAACGACATTGACGATGCTTGCGGAGAAGGTCAAACTAGCGAAACCTCTCCTCGTGAGTCATCGGAAGAAACGGTGTCCGAACACAGCGTTCGGAAAGACGAAAGGGACGGTATGACTGATGTCGACCAGCGTGCGATCGATAGCGAGCATTCCAACGCCAAGATTGGTGATGCTTGCTTATCTGACGAAAGCTCTTCTCGTGTGAAATCGGAAGAAAGTGTTTCCGAATAA
- the LOC136891938 gene encoding uro-adherence factor A-like isoform X1, protein MATNTSQPIPGVRENRESSGGEDDSEEILDPRVKGELDRLNSSTAEINRLEQDLEELQAAFRQTLTESAYVLNSQAALLGKCVSQARPYYDAMREAKQSQIETQRATLKYERACSVHQAAKKMLAMAEQKLVSTSKEHKVLDPSWQEMLNQAVFKVTEADKKRALQAQEHLHTARAFSEAGNKVMELRNKLKSAIKKSRPYFDLKMKYDQILETRKGQVEVTQQALQEAKRKYSLALKNLEGISEEIHEMRRSRESLNTILLEREEGVGAESPEDDTPRLSSESWAGCGAIKPNYGFKIALVSASAERTLAEETAQFPVGERDEDPEGCNSVDEQQRDCDSGFHATRETTGDDRGGNQEKMNSLGLGENTVHDRDEPCSSEICSDLDFRDKASGGDFEEMKVAEVKDHPLEDSKSTDVQEIAGPSVFSVNETSKGSELCADKRGLRSEVSIRPHHSSENAIRGLFAAPDQNKETEAETRDKGNRVESCAIDEGNGGKQTSETSALTSSETEAETRDEGNSVESCAIDEGNGGEQTSETSALTSSESEAETRNVESCAIGEGNGGEQTSETSALTSSEASAFEENVRKEERRFASEGAQRSISNDIDDACGEGQTSETSPRESSEETVSEHSVRKDERDGMTDVDQRAIDSEHSNAKIGDACLSDESSSRVKSEESVSE, encoded by the exons ATGGCTACAAACACTTCACAACCAATCCCTGGAGTCAGAGAAAATAGAGAAAGCAGCGGTGGCGAGGACGATAGCGAAGAAATCTTAGATCCGCGAGTGAAG GGAGAACTTGACAGATTGAATTCATCAACAGCTGAAATTAATCGCCTGGAGCAAGATCTTGAG GAATTACAAGCAGCATTCAGGCAGACTCTGACAGAATCCGCATATGTTCTGAATAGTCAAGCTGCCTTGTTGGGGAAGTGTGTGAGCCAGGCACGGCCTTACTATGATGCTATGCGCGAAGCAAAACAG TCTCAGATTGAAACCCAACGAGCAACTTTGAAATATGAGCGAGCATGCAGTGTTCACCAAGCTGCCAAGAAAATGTTGGCCATGGCTGAACAGAAACTTGTCTCCACATCCAAGGAACACAAAGTGTTGGATCCTTCTTGGCAGGAAATGCTGAATCAGGCTGTTTTCAAG GTGACGGAAGCTGACAAAAAACGAGCATTGCAGGCTCAAGAGCATTTGCACACCGCGAGGGCATTCAGTGAAGCAGGGAACAAGGTGATGGAATTGAGGAACAAATTAAAATCTGCAATTAAGAAATCAAG accTTATTTTGATTTGAAGATGAAGTATGATCAAATTCTTGAG ACCCGCAAGGGGCAAGTTGAAGTGACGCAACAAGCTCTACAAGAAGCCAAGAGAAAATACTCCTTAGCCCTTAAAAACTTGGAAGGAATTAGTGAAGAAATTCATGAGATGAGAAGAAGTCGCGAGAGCCTGAACACAATTTTACTTGAACGAGAGGAGGGGGTTGGGGCAGAGTCTCCAGAGGATGATACGCCGAGGTTATCGTCGGAGAGCTGGGCTGGGTGTGGCGCAATTAAGCCCAATTATGGATTCAAAATAGCTTTAGTTTCGGCTTCGGCAGAAAGGACTCTTGCCGAAGAGACAGCTCAGTTTCCTGTTGGTGAAAGAGACGAAGATCCAGAGGGGTGCAATTCCGTGGACGAGCAACAACGAGACTGCGACTCTGGCTTTCACGCGACACGAGAAACAACAGGAGATGATAGGGGTGGaaaccaagagaaaatgaatTCATTAGGTCTTGGTGAAAACACGGTGCATGATCGAGATGAACCCTGTAGCTCCGAAATATGCTCAGATCTGGATTTTCGAGATAAAGCTTCTGGCGGGGACTTCGAAGAGATGAAAGTTGCTGAAGTGAAAGATCATCCCTTGGAAGACTCGAAatctacagacgttcaagagaTTGCTGGACCGTCTGTATTTAGTGTTAATGAGACAAGTAAAGGAAGCGAACTTTGCGCTGATAAAAGGGGGTTAAGAAGTGAGGTTAGTATACGCCCACATCATTCGTCTGAGAACGCAATCCGTGGCTTGTTTGCAGCACCAGATCAGAACAAGGAAACTGAAGCCGAAACAAGGGACAAAGGTAATCGCGTGGAATCGTGCGCGATTGACGAAGGTAATGGAGGAAAACAGACAAGCGAAACCTCTGCTCTAACATCATCCGAAACTGAAGCCGAAACAAGGGACGAAGGTAATAGCGTGGAATCGTGCGCGATTGACGAAGGTAATGGAGGAGAACAAACAAGCGAAACCTCTGCTTTAACATCATCCGAATCTGAAGCCGAAACAAGGAACGTGGAATCGTGCGCGATTGGCGAAGGTAATGGAGGAGAACAAACAAGCGAAACCTCTGCTCTAACATCATCCGAAGCAAGTGCTTTCGAAGAAAATGTTCGGAAGGAGGAAAGAAGGTTTGCAAGTGAGGGCGCTCAGCGTTCAATCAGCAACGACATTGACGATGCTTGCGGAGAAGGTCAAACTAGCGAAACCTCTCCTCGTGAGTCATCGGAAGAAACGGTGTCCGAACACAGCGTTCGGAAAGACGAAAGGGACGGTATGACTGATGTCGACCAGCGTGCGATCGATAGCGAGCATTCCAACGCCAAGATTGGTGATGCTTGCTTATCTGACGAAAGCTCTTCTCGTGTGAAATCGGAAGAAAGTGTTTCCGAATAA